The following are encoded together in the Desulfococcus multivorans genome:
- the hoxE gene encoding bidirectional hydrogenase complex protein HoxE, with product MAQVAPKPADEQKSHPMGDPRYKAVDRVIKRQQFKQDALIEVLTAAQEAFGYLPEDVLMYVARMLRLPSSWVYGVATFYHFFSLKPQGEHSCIVCLGTACYVGKSFEIVEALESGFDVKAGHTTADGKLTLNTARCLGCCGLAPVVVLDDVVLGKATSASTLDKVRRRVSGAD from the coding sequence ATGGCGCAAGTCGCTCCGAAGCCGGCGGACGAACAAAAGTCACACCCCATGGGAGATCCGCGGTACAAAGCCGTCGACCGCGTCATCAAACGGCAGCAGTTCAAGCAGGATGCCCTTATCGAGGTGCTGACGGCCGCCCAGGAAGCCTTCGGCTACCTTCCCGAGGACGTCCTCATGTATGTCGCCCGGATGCTGAGGCTCCCGTCCAGCTGGGTTTACGGGGTGGCCACCTTCTATCACTTCTTTTCCCTCAAGCCCCAGGGGGAACATTCCTGCATCGTCTGCCTGGGCACCGCCTGCTATGTGGGAAAATCCTTCGAGATTGTCGAAGCCCTGGAAAGCGGTTTTGACGTCAAGGCCGGGCACACCACCGCCGATGGGAAGCTGACCTTGAACACGGCCCGGTGCCTGGGATGCTGCGGTCTGGCGCCGGTGGTGGTTCTGGACGACGTCGTGCTGGGAAAGGCAACATCGGCCTCGACCCTGGATAAGGTACGCCGGCGCGTAAGCGGCGCCGACTGA
- a CDS encoding cyclohex-1-ene-1-carbonyl-CoA dehydrogenase, with product MKNLTEEQKVMLEMVRDVANREIAPLAMELDENSSFPEHARNLFAELGLLNPLLPAEYGGTEMDILTFVLVLEEIGRVCASTALLLIAQSDGMLPIIHGGSPELKEKFLGRFGGNSTLLTAFAATEPSAGSDLLGMKTRAVRKGDKYVINGQKCFITNGSVADVISLYAYTDPEKGAKGMSVFVVEKGTPGLVYGRNEKKMGMRGCVNSQLFFENMEIPAENLIGAEGDGFANLMKALSINRVFCAAQAVGIAQGALDRAIEHARERVQFGKPISHLAPIQFMIADMATAVEASRLLTRKAAELLDDKDKKGALLGGMAKTMASDTAMQVTTDTVQILGGSGYMKEYGVERMMRDAKLTQIYTGTNQITRLVTGRALLQP from the coding sequence ATGAAAAATTTAACGGAAGAACAGAAAGTGATGCTGGAGATGGTGCGCGATGTGGCGAACCGGGAAATCGCGCCACTCGCGATGGAACTGGATGAGAATTCGTCTTTCCCGGAACATGCCCGGAACCTGTTTGCCGAACTGGGGCTCCTGAACCCGCTTCTGCCTGCCGAATACGGCGGAACGGAAATGGACATCCTGACCTTTGTGCTGGTCCTGGAGGAAATCGGCCGGGTTTGCGCTTCCACCGCCCTGCTGTTGATCGCCCAGAGCGACGGCATGCTGCCCATCATCCATGGCGGCAGCCCTGAGCTCAAGGAAAAATTTCTGGGCCGCTTCGGCGGAAACTCTACGCTGCTGACGGCTTTTGCCGCCACTGAACCGTCGGCCGGGTCGGATCTCCTCGGCATGAAAACCCGGGCCGTCAGAAAAGGTGACAAGTACGTGATCAACGGGCAGAAATGCTTCATCACCAACGGCTCGGTGGCCGACGTCATCTCGCTTTACGCCTATACGGATCCGGAGAAAGGCGCCAAGGGTATGAGCGTCTTTGTGGTGGAAAAAGGCACCCCCGGCCTGGTTTACGGCCGCAACGAGAAAAAGATGGGGATGCGGGGCTGCGTCAACTCCCAGCTCTTTTTCGAGAACATGGAGATTCCCGCCGAAAACCTTATCGGCGCCGAAGGGGACGGGTTTGCCAATCTCATGAAAGCGCTCTCCATCAACCGGGTCTTCTGCGCGGCCCAGGCCGTGGGGATCGCTCAGGGTGCGCTGGATCGCGCCATTGAACATGCCCGAGAGCGGGTGCAGTTCGGGAAGCCCATTTCTCATCTGGCCCCCATCCAGTTCATGATCGCCGATATGGCCACGGCGGTTGAAGCCTCCCGCCTCCTGACCCGGAAGGCGGCCGAGCTGCTCGATGACAAGGACAAGAAAGGAGCGCTCCTGGGCGGCATGGCAAAGACCATGGCCAGTGATACGGCCATGCAGGTGACCACCGACACCGTTCAGATTCTCGGGGGATCGGGCTACATGAAGGAATACGGCGTGGAGCGGATGATGCGCGACGCCAAGCTGACCCAGATCTACACCGGAACCAACCAGATCACCCGTCTGGTCACGGGTCGTGCGTTGTTGCAGCCGTAA
- a CDS encoding sigma-54 interaction domain-containing protein — MTTSSEAAMLRKAAYCRCGVVFLDKTGRVARLTTDFFEALGPDIEKGARLPDALRGLTPGEWTFWNDDWFVQAEGRQRTEVMVFRRVRTADRILGPYGDCPMNEEMVRMVLDNPYEGLTVVDTKGNITLLSPANEQWFGLESGGGAGLSLSTLAPGSRLAEVARTGIADSAQVVDLHGKTKITVNLPVRRNNRVIGAFGRILFQSPEQLEKLADRVRAMERKVERYETLLDELRGHRRSFENILTLNSEMRRVIEQARRIADSSATVLLLGESGTGKELFAQALHEASHRKKGPFVAINCGAIPHDLIESELFGYEEGAFSGARKKGKPGKFELACDGTLFLDEVGELPIESQAKLLRVLEERRIDRLGGTIPIDVDFRLVVATNRDLAAFVDAGKFRSDLFYRINEFPIEIPPLRSRPEDIPLLAKHFLSEVCRRERLLMQQLSEEATGALMSHAWPGNVRELRSLMRQMAWKAQGLVVELRHLPSTFHKGAKTPLSGTLDDHLAEAERSAIEAALQAANENRALAARTLGIHRTALYKKMKRLGIS, encoded by the coding sequence ATGACGACAAGTTCAGAAGCCGCCATGCTTCGCAAAGCCGCTTATTGCCGATGCGGTGTCGTTTTTTTAGACAAGACCGGACGTGTGGCGCGTTTGACCACGGATTTTTTCGAAGCCCTCGGTCCGGATATCGAAAAAGGGGCACGGCTTCCGGATGCGCTCCGCGGTTTGACACCTGGCGAGTGGACTTTCTGGAATGATGACTGGTTTGTACAGGCCGAAGGGCGTCAGCGAACCGAGGTGATGGTCTTCCGGCGCGTCCGGACGGCGGATCGAATACTGGGGCCCTACGGTGACTGTCCGATGAACGAGGAAATGGTCCGGATGGTTCTTGACAACCCCTACGAGGGGCTCACGGTCGTCGACACCAAGGGAAATATCACCCTGCTCAGCCCGGCCAATGAACAATGGTTCGGGCTCGAATCCGGCGGCGGCGCGGGTCTGTCGCTTTCAACGCTTGCGCCCGGCAGCCGCCTGGCGGAGGTGGCCCGCACCGGCATCGCCGACAGCGCACAGGTCGTCGACCTGCACGGCAAGACTAAAATCACGGTCAACCTGCCCGTCAGACGGAACAATCGGGTCATCGGCGCTTTCGGGAGAATCCTGTTCCAGAGTCCTGAACAATTGGAAAAACTGGCGGATCGCGTCCGGGCGATGGAACGGAAGGTCGAACGCTACGAAACGCTCCTGGACGAACTGCGCGGACATCGCCGTTCCTTCGAAAACATCCTCACCCTGAATTCGGAAATGCGGCGCGTTATCGAGCAGGCCCGACGCATAGCGGATTCTTCGGCCACGGTGCTCCTGCTGGGCGAAAGCGGTACGGGAAAGGAGTTGTTCGCCCAGGCTCTCCATGAAGCCTCCCATCGGAAGAAAGGGCCTTTCGTCGCGATCAACTGCGGCGCGATTCCCCACGACCTGATCGAATCGGAATTATTCGGCTACGAAGAAGGCGCCTTCAGCGGCGCCCGGAAAAAAGGCAAACCCGGAAAGTTCGAACTGGCCTGCGATGGAACGCTTTTCCTGGATGAAGTCGGAGAATTGCCCATCGAAAGCCAGGCCAAGCTGCTTCGGGTTCTGGAAGAGCGCAGAATCGACCGCCTGGGGGGCACGATCCCGATCGATGTGGACTTCCGGCTGGTGGTCGCCACAAACCGGGATCTTGCCGCTTTTGTCGATGCCGGCAAATTCCGCAGCGATCTCTTCTACCGCATCAACGAGTTCCCGATCGAGATCCCGCCGCTGAGGTCGCGTCCGGAAGACATTCCCCTTTTGGCAAAACACTTCCTTTCCGAAGTGTGCCGCCGGGAGCGACTTCTCATGCAACAACTCTCCGAGGAAGCGACCGGGGCGCTCATGTCGCATGCCTGGCCTGGAAATGTCCGGGAATTACGAAGCCTGATGCGCCAGATGGCCTGGAAAGCTCAGGGACTGGTCGTCGAACTCCGTCATTTGCCGTCCACGTTCCACAAAGGCGCAAAAACCCCTCTGTCCGGCACCCTGGATGACCATTTGGCCGAGGCCGAACGCAGCGCCATCGAAGCGGCCCTGCAGGCAGCGAACGAAAATCGCGCGCTGGCGGCCCGAACCCTCGGCATACACCGCACCGCGCTTTACAAAAAAATGAAACGGTTGGGGATCAGCTGA
- a CDS encoding NADH ubiquinone dehydrogenase has translation MDLNRTARIRLATAWLGGCSGCHMSFLDLDERLIEVFEAVDLVYSPLMDIKTFPLNVDVTLVEGAVVNTDHLRDARRIRENSRMVASFGDCAVTGNVPAMRNRLDARRLVAEVYAEGPGEAPPGGHSSETLPRLLPRVLPLHQVISVDAFLPGCPPGRERIWTALDALLKGKPIVLPEEMRTFG, from the coding sequence ATGGACCTGAACCGAACCGCCCGGATACGGCTGGCCACCGCCTGGCTGGGCGGATGCTCCGGCTGCCACATGAGCTTTCTCGATCTGGACGAGCGGTTGATCGAGGTCTTCGAAGCGGTCGATCTCGTCTACAGCCCCCTCATGGACATCAAGACCTTTCCCCTGAACGTGGATGTCACCCTGGTCGAAGGCGCCGTCGTCAACACGGACCACCTGCGGGACGCACGCAGGATCCGTGAAAACAGCCGGATGGTCGCGAGTTTCGGCGACTGCGCCGTGACGGGCAATGTGCCTGCCATGCGCAACCGACTGGATGCGCGCCGCCTCGTTGCCGAAGTCTATGCCGAAGGGCCGGGAGAAGCGCCCCCGGGCGGGCATTCTTCCGAAACGCTGCCGCGCCTGCTGCCCCGGGTGCTCCCACTCCACCAGGTGATCTCCGTGGATGCCTTCCTGCCCGGTTGCCCCCCGGGCAGGGAACGCATCTGGACGGCCCTGGACGCCCTGCTCAAAGGCAAGCCCATCGTCCTCCCGGAAGAGATGCGCACCTTTGGCTGA
- a CDS encoding NuoF family protein, whose protein sequence is MNRIELKAMAQVEQERQAKFRCRILCCMSTPCISSGASKILAAFADAITAEGLAAEVEAATSGCMGPCSRGPMVTIKNRGEADVIYERVTPEMVAPILNRHVRGQTVPSLDARILSHDIPFFAKQEKVVLAGSGDIDPERLESCVAAGGYEALGQVLREMTPSDVCVEILRSGLRGRGGAGYPTGFKWQRVQKATGDRKYVVANGDEGDPGAYMDRTLMESDPHRVLEGMAVAGYAVGADRGYIYVRREYPLAAKRLEKAITQAERAGLLGNRALDSPFNFRIDIRMGAGAFVCGEETALMQSIMGRRGQPVPRPPYPAQQGLWGAPTLINNVETFGNVAMIINRGAEWYAGLGTEKSKGTKIFALAGKTVNTGLIEVPMGITLREIVYDIGGGIQDGRAFKAAQTGGPSGGCIPADNLDTPMDYEALAALGSIMGSGGLIVMDDTSCMPDVARFFMAFCMDESCGKCGPCRGGTVQMHRILTRITEGAATMKDLENLEELCGMVKDTSLCGLGQTAPNPILSTLRFFRDEYEVHIRDHHCPAGVCRFDNAVSRAI, encoded by the coding sequence ATGAACCGAATCGAACTCAAGGCCATGGCCCAGGTCGAACAGGAACGACAGGCGAAGTTCCGGTGCCGCATTCTCTGCTGCATGAGCACGCCGTGCATTTCTTCCGGCGCGTCGAAAATACTGGCGGCGTTTGCCGATGCGATCACGGCGGAAGGGCTTGCGGCTGAGGTGGAAGCCGCGACGAGCGGATGCATGGGACCCTGCAGCCGCGGTCCGATGGTAACGATCAAAAACAGGGGTGAAGCCGACGTCATATACGAGCGGGTGACACCGGAGATGGTGGCGCCCATTCTGAACCGGCACGTCAGGGGCCAGACCGTCCCGTCCCTCGACGCACGCATCCTCTCTCATGATATTCCCTTTTTCGCCAAGCAGGAGAAGGTGGTGCTTGCCGGCAGCGGCGACATCGACCCGGAACGGCTGGAGAGCTGCGTCGCTGCGGGCGGATATGAAGCCCTGGGGCAGGTCCTTCGGGAGATGACGCCTTCGGACGTGTGTGTGGAGATCTTGAGAAGCGGCCTTCGGGGTCGCGGCGGCGCAGGCTACCCGACCGGGTTCAAGTGGCAGCGGGTGCAGAAAGCGACCGGCGACCGAAAGTATGTCGTCGCCAACGGCGACGAAGGCGACCCCGGCGCTTACATGGACCGGACCCTGATGGAATCCGACCCCCATCGGGTGCTGGAGGGGATGGCCGTCGCCGGCTACGCCGTCGGCGCGGACCGGGGGTATATCTACGTCCGAAGGGAATATCCGCTGGCCGCCAAACGACTCGAAAAGGCCATCACGCAAGCCGAGCGGGCGGGACTTCTGGGCAACCGGGCCCTGGACAGCCCCTTCAATTTCCGCATCGATATCCGCATGGGCGCGGGCGCCTTTGTCTGCGGCGAAGAGACCGCCCTGATGCAGTCCATCATGGGGCGCCGGGGTCAACCCGTTCCCCGTCCCCCCTACCCGGCGCAACAGGGTCTCTGGGGCGCCCCGACCCTGATCAACAACGTCGAAACCTTCGGGAACGTCGCCATGATCATCAATCGGGGGGCTGAATGGTATGCCGGCCTGGGCACGGAAAAGAGCAAGGGCACCAAGATCTTCGCGCTGGCGGGTAAAACCGTCAACACGGGCCTCATCGAAGTGCCCATGGGCATCACCCTGCGGGAGATCGTATATGACATCGGCGGCGGGATACAGGACGGCCGCGCCTTCAAGGCCGCACAGACCGGCGGGCCCAGCGGCGGCTGCATTCCTGCGGACAACCTCGACACCCCCATGGATTATGAAGCCCTGGCGGCCCTGGGCTCAATCATGGGATCAGGGGGGCTTATCGTCATGGACGACACCAGCTGCATGCCCGACGTGGCCAGGTTTTTCATGGCGTTCTGCATGGATGAAAGCTGCGGCAAATGCGGCCCCTGTCGAGGGGGAACCGTGCAGATGCATCGCATCCTGACTCGCATCACCGAAGGTGCCGCCACCATGAAGGACCTTGAAAACCTCGAGGAGCTCTGCGGGATGGTGAAGGATACCAGTCTCTGCGGTCTGGGGCAGACAGCACCCAATCCGATTTTGAGCACTTTGCGTTTTTTCAGGGACGAATACGAGGTTCACATCCGGGATCATCACTGCCCGGCCGGGGTATGTCGCTTTGACAACGCTGTTTCCCGGGCGATATAA
- a CDS encoding cyclohexane-1-carbonyl-CoA dehydrogenase: MFIDNEELRVAADTIRQAARERIAPLAASIDATGQLNPEVIDLLWDLGLMTAVFPPQYGGAEEHHGTLLCIGVEEIARHCASSALMLIIQAVGSFPIIHGARPELLDRVMTRMVKNRELAAYLVSEPGAGSDVASIRTTAVRDGDAYVLSGTKCFSTNGPVASVYTVLARTSGNGRDGLSFFLVERDTPGLKIGKIEKKMGQKGSQTSEVHLDAVRIPAENLLGEENKGFRIAMKDFDMSRPAVAAQALGIAEGAFEQMENYSRERKTFGRPLCDHQMIQQIIADSATLIEASRGLIYRAAALYDQGKRNTKLASMSKVFASDAAMKITTDAIQVFGGYGYMQDYPVERMFRDAKLTQIFEGANQIQRLVIAREIRNENS; this comes from the coding sequence ATGTTTATCGACAATGAAGAATTGAGAGTTGCAGCCGACACGATACGCCAGGCCGCACGGGAACGGATCGCTCCCCTGGCCGCATCCATCGATGCGACAGGTCAGTTAAATCCGGAAGTGATCGATCTTTTGTGGGATCTGGGTCTTATGACCGCAGTCTTCCCACCGCAATACGGTGGTGCGGAGGAGCATCACGGGACCCTGCTCTGCATCGGGGTCGAGGAGATCGCGCGTCACTGTGCTTCGTCGGCCCTGATGCTGATCATCCAGGCCGTAGGCAGCTTTCCCATCATCCATGGCGCCAGACCGGAATTGCTGGATCGCGTGATGACGAGGATGGTGAAAAACCGAGAACTGGCCGCCTATCTGGTGTCGGAACCGGGTGCCGGGTCGGACGTGGCTTCGATCCGCACCACGGCGGTCCGGGACGGCGACGCTTATGTCCTTTCCGGGACCAAATGCTTTTCCACCAACGGACCGGTGGCTTCGGTCTATACAGTTCTGGCGCGAACCTCCGGCAACGGCCGGGACGGCCTCTCCTTCTTCCTGGTGGAGCGGGACACGCCCGGACTCAAGATCGGCAAGATCGAGAAAAAAATGGGACAGAAGGGTTCCCAGACCTCCGAAGTGCATCTTGACGCGGTGCGCATACCCGCCGAAAACCTGCTCGGGGAGGAAAACAAGGGATTCCGGATCGCCATGAAGGATTTCGACATGTCCCGTCCGGCCGTCGCGGCCCAGGCCCTGGGTATCGCCGAAGGGGCCTTCGAGCAGATGGAGAACTACTCCAGGGAGCGGAAGACCTTTGGCCGACCCCTGTGCGACCATCAGATGATCCAGCAGATTATCGCCGACAGCGCGACCCTGATCGAGGCGTCGCGGGGTCTCATCTATCGCGCCGCCGCCTTGTATGATCAGGGGAAACGCAATACCAAGCTGGCTTCCATGAGCAAGGTCTTTGCCTCGGATGCGGCCATGAAGATCACCACGGATGCGATCCAGGTCTTTGGCGGATACGGCTACATGCAGGATTATCCTGTGGAGCGGATGTTCCGGGACGCCAAGTTGACCCAGATTTTCGAAGGCGCCAATCAGATCCAGCGACTGGTGATCGCCAGAGAGATCCGTAACGAAAATTCCTGA
- a CDS encoding Ni/Fe hydrogenase subunit alpha: MTQQLTIEPVTRIEGHARITIHLDDAGQVADARFHVTEFRGFEKFCVGRTYSEMPGITMRICGICPVSHMLASAKAGDAILGVRIPPAAEILRRLINHAQYVQSHALSFFFLSGPDLILGMESDPARRNMVGLMAKHPDLVRKGIRLRRFGQEIIRMLGGQSVHPPWAVPGGVRKGLTPEDVDAVGRSLPEAFDTVDAAIDLLLDRYDAFQQEADCYGNFPSLFLGLTTPEGGLEHYDGVLRVMDADGRHLESGLADHRWQEIIAEAVQPWSYLKFPYYRPLGYGDGTGDVPGLYRVGPMARLNLCDFAGTPRADRELRRFRRLGDGDKPVWGSFHAHYARLIEILFSLERIAGIIEDPLVHDAQLRSRAGVNQLTGIGVMEAPRGTLFHQYRVNEDGILQAVRLLVATGNNNLAMNRTIAQIARAYIRGSTVTEGVLNRIEHGIRLYDPCLSCSTHAVGQMPMQVQILDARGCLVDEKIRG; encoded by the coding sequence ATGACACAACAATTGACCATAGAACCGGTGACCCGGATCGAAGGCCATGCCAGGATCACCATCCACCTGGACGATGCCGGACAAGTGGCCGATGCCCGATTCCATGTAACGGAATTCCGCGGCTTCGAAAAATTCTGCGTGGGCCGCACCTATTCGGAGATGCCGGGCATCACCATGCGCATTTGCGGTATCTGTCCCGTGAGCCACATGCTGGCCTCGGCCAAGGCCGGCGACGCCATTCTGGGCGTCCGGATCCCCCCCGCCGCGGAAATCCTTCGGCGGCTCATCAACCACGCCCAGTATGTCCAAAGCCATGCCCTCAGCTTCTTTTTTCTGAGCGGTCCCGACCTGATCCTGGGCATGGAGAGCGACCCGGCCCGGCGCAACATGGTGGGGCTCATGGCGAAACACCCCGACCTGGTTCGAAAAGGCATCCGTCTCCGCCGGTTCGGCCAGGAAATCATCCGGATGCTCGGCGGCCAGAGCGTCCACCCGCCCTGGGCCGTTCCCGGCGGCGTGCGCAAAGGTCTGACGCCCGAGGATGTCGACGCCGTCGGCAGGAGTCTGCCCGAGGCCTTCGACACCGTCGATGCGGCCATCGATCTGCTCCTGGACCGATACGACGCCTTTCAGCAGGAAGCGGATTGCTACGGCAATTTTCCCAGTCTCTTCCTCGGCCTGACGACCCCGGAAGGGGGCCTGGAGCATTACGACGGCGTACTTCGGGTCATGGATGCCGACGGCAGACATCTCGAATCGGGACTGGCGGACCATCGATGGCAGGAGATCATCGCCGAGGCGGTCCAACCCTGGAGCTATCTCAAGTTTCCTTACTACCGACCCCTCGGGTACGGCGACGGCACAGGCGATGTACCGGGTCTATACCGGGTAGGCCCCATGGCGCGACTCAATCTCTGCGATTTCGCGGGTACGCCCCGGGCCGACCGGGAGCTCCGGCGGTTCAGGCGTCTGGGCGACGGAGACAAGCCGGTCTGGGGCAGTTTTCACGCCCACTATGCCCGCCTCATCGAGATTCTCTTCTCCCTCGAGCGGATCGCCGGCATCATCGAGGATCCCCTGGTCCATGACGCTCAACTCCGCAGCCGGGCGGGCGTGAACCAGCTGACTGGAATCGGCGTCATGGAAGCACCGCGGGGCACCCTCTTTCACCAGTACCGCGTCAACGAGGACGGCATACTCCAGGCGGTTCGTCTCCTGGTGGCCACCGGCAACAACAATCTGGCCATGAACAGGACCATCGCCCAGATCGCCCGGGCCTACATCAGGGGATCGACCGTGACCGAAGGGGTGTTGAACCGGATTGAACACGGCATCCGTCTTTACGATCCCTGTCTCAGCTGTTCGACCCACGCCGTCGGCCAAATGCCCATGCAGGTTCAGATTCTGGATGCCCGGGGATGCCTGGTCGACGAAAAGATCCGGGGCTGA
- the hoxU gene encoding bidirectional hydrogenase complex protein HoxU translates to MTVVTLTINDRLISAKKGSTILEAAEDADIFIPTLCRLKGLSPRGGCRLCLVEVEGSPRLTASCITQAQEGMVVRTETETLGRYRRMIIELLLTERNHVCAVCVMNGRCELQRMAARLGVDHVRYEYRYPDLAVDASHERHVRDPNRCILCARCVRVCDEVEGAHTLDMMGRGIHTNVITGMNIPWGKTRSCTSCGKCVQVCPTGAIFSKGTGVAEMEKRQDFLAWILSGRDDNIWNWGE, encoded by the coding sequence ATGACGGTCGTCACCCTCACCATCAACGACAGGCTCATCAGTGCCAAGAAGGGCAGCACCATCCTCGAAGCCGCCGAGGACGCGGACATCTTCATCCCCACCCTCTGCCGTCTCAAAGGCCTCAGCCCCAGAGGGGGATGCCGGTTGTGCCTCGTCGAGGTCGAGGGGAGCCCCCGATTGACGGCCTCCTGCATCACCCAGGCCCAGGAAGGCATGGTGGTGCGAACCGAAACAGAGACCCTTGGGCGGTATCGCAGGATGATCATCGAACTCCTCCTTACGGAACGCAATCACGTTTGCGCCGTGTGCGTCATGAACGGCCGCTGCGAGCTTCAGCGGATGGCCGCGAGGCTCGGGGTGGATCACGTCCGTTATGAATACCGCTACCCCGACCTTGCCGTGGACGCCAGTCACGAGCGCCATGTCCGGGATCCCAATCGTTGCATTCTCTGTGCGCGGTGCGTCCGGGTCTGCGACGAGGTCGAGGGTGCCCATACCCTCGATATGATGGGCCGGGGAATTCATACGAACGTCATCACCGGCATGAACATTCCCTGGGGAAAGACCCGGAGTTGCACCTCTTGCGGCAAATGCGTACAGGTGTGTCCCACCGGCGCCATCTTCAGCAAGGGGACCGGTGTTGCCGAAATGGAGAAACGGCAGGACTTTCTGGCCTGGATCCTGAGCGGCCGCGACGACAACATATGGAATTGGGGGGAATGA
- a CDS encoding hydrogenase maturation protease: MPGRRKDPGLTPMMLIIAWGNPLRRDDGAGLRLGEMLERLWRERDGDVLHIAVHQLTPELAEDVARDDVSGIVFTDARVISAEGGNAQPGIRVHPLSAKSRALVFGHGLDPATIMACVRLLYHKAPPVWLATVPGVDFNHGEGLSETAEKALSSIPERLRDLGKKTVAGAPVMRNSRGSGGLVS, encoded by the coding sequence ATGCCTGGTCGACGAAAAGATCCGGGGCTGACGCCGATGATGCTGATTATCGCCTGGGGCAACCCCCTGCGCCGGGACGACGGCGCGGGGCTGCGGCTGGGGGAGATGCTCGAGCGCCTCTGGCGGGAACGCGACGGAGACGTCCTGCATATCGCCGTGCACCAGTTGACGCCCGAGCTTGCAGAAGACGTCGCCCGGGATGACGTCTCCGGCATTGTCTTCACGGATGCCCGGGTCATCTCCGCGGAAGGCGGCAATGCGCAGCCTGGGATTCGGGTGCACCCCCTCTCCGCGAAATCCCGCGCCCTCGTTTTCGGACACGGCCTCGATCCGGCGACGATCATGGCCTGTGTCCGCCTTCTTTACCACAAGGCGCCGCCGGTATGGCTCGCGACGGTTCCAGGCGTCGATTTCAATCACGGCGAGGGCCTGAGCGAAACGGCCGAGAAGGCCCTGTCGTCAATTCCGGAAAGGCTTCGTGATCTGGGGAAAAAAACCGTTGCCGGAGCACCGGTCATGCGGA